One Rosa chinensis cultivar Old Blush chromosome 5, RchiOBHm-V2, whole genome shotgun sequence genomic region harbors:
- the LOC112166108 gene encoding F-box protein At-B isoform X1 encodes MERQKEQKQGPQMGIGLETLPSCVLISAIFPKLELETLCSLACVSRAMNSSVSQALSSLSSLNLSAFSANAQILSSIVGGCRGLNSLTLNCLRLDDSSLAIFLGAHIQELNLLCCSLMSYQVLASIGEACPNLRVLVLELVDQESPEAFKINLDRMLNGCLCLESLSIKIRWRGVGANPFQPFRFFLPKTLKSIKLQPVLEEDVIHFTSLNDAFRNYLPTANVSTPVSKSSFAFALQRLSLVLDVISDQLIVAIGICDNLVELDLEDRPIQEPLPNHDLTSVGLMSLASNFRLKGLSLGRSRQNCQVSFKGVDDMGMFVFSKYCTTLESVRLFGFSRVSDAGYASVLQSCQNLKKFEVRNAFLMSDLAFVDLTRFSCSLVEVKLLSCCLITCETVNQLTSSGVLDVLDLYGCRSIADSCLISIASLHSLTMLNLSGADISDYGLSVLGTGNPPITHLCLRNCKAVTDEGVLLLFLGGGTIGKTLSSLDLGHIPGISDKAVLTIAVAGTEITELCLSYCSSMTNSSLEALATRKQYRDDCKLLRRLDIFNCKGLSADSIRLLKRPFFPGLHWLGIGNTRLNSKGCPALSEIGYERPWLTICLDGCEMGCHDGWQFHRVP; translated from the exons ATGGAGCGGCAGAAGGAGCAAAAACAAGGACCGCAAATGGGGATTGGTTTGGAGACCTTACCCAGCTGCGTATTGATCAGCGCTATCTTCCCCAAGCTGGAACTGGAAACCCTGTGCTCTCTCGCTTGCGTCAGCAGAGCAATGAACTCCTCAGTCTCTCAAGCCCTTTCTTCACTCTCCTCCCTCAATCTCTCC GCGTTTTCTGCGAATGCGCAGATTTTGAGTAGCATTGTTGGTGGGTGCAGAGGCCTTAATAGCCTCACCCTCAATTGCCTGCGCCTAGACGACTCGTCGTTGGCGATTTTTCTGGGTGCACATATCCAAGAACTGAACTTGCTGTGCTGCTCCTTGATGTCGTATCAAGTCCTTGCTTCCATTGGAGAGGCTTGCCCCAATCTCAG ggTGCTTGTGCTAGAATTGGTAGACCAGGAATCACCTGAAGCTTTTAAGATCAACCTGGACAGAATGCTTAatggttgtttatgcttggaG TCTTTATCTATAAAGATTCGATGGAGAGGTGTAGGTGCAAATCCTTTTCAGCCATTTCGATTCTTCCTGCCTAAAACTCTCAAAAGCATCAAGTTGCAGCCAGTGCTTGAGGAAGACGTAATCCATTTCACTAGTTTGAATGATGCATTTAGGAACTATTTGCCAACAGCTAATGTCAGCACCCCTGTTTCTAAATCCTCATTTGCATTCGCATTGCAGCGCTTGTCGCTTGTCTTAGATGTTATATCAGATCAGCTAATTGTCGCCATTGGGATTTGTGACAATTTGGTAGAGCTGGATCTTGAAGATAGACCAATTCAGGAACCATTGCCAAACCATGACTTAACCAGCGTGGGGCTTATGAGTCTGGCCTCTAATTTTCGTTTGAAGGGATTGTCTCTTGGAAGAAGTAGACAGAACTGCCAAGTCTCGTTTAAGGGAGTGGATGATATGGGCATGTTTGTTTTTTCTAAGTACTGCACGACTCTAGAGTCGGTGAGACTTTTTGGTTTCTCCAGAGTTAGTGACGCAGGCTATGCATCGGTCCTACAATCGTGTCAGAATTTGAAGAAATTCGAAGTGCGTAATGCCTTCCTTATGTCAGACTTGGCCTTTGTTGACCTTACTCGGTTCTCATGTTCTCTTGTTGAGGTGAAATTGTTGTCATGCTGTCTTATAACTTGTGAAACGGTAAATCAGCTCACCAGTTCTGGGGTCCTGGATGTGCTTGATCTGTATGGCTGTAGGAGCATAGCAGACTCCTGCCTCATCTCCATTGCATCGCTTCATAGCTTAACCATGCTGAATCTTTCAGGAGCTGATATTTCTGATTACGGCTTATCTGTTCTTGGGACAGGGAATCCACCCATCACACATTTGTGTCTTAGAAACTGTAAGGCTGTGACTGATGAAGGAGTTTTACTTTTGTTTCTTGGAGGAGGCACAATTGGCAAAACACTGTCATCCCTCGATTTAGGACACATACCAGGAATATCTGATAAAGCAGTTCTCACAATTGCTGTGGCCGGTACAGAGATTACTGAGTTGTGTCTCAGTTATTGCTCCTCTATGACTAATTCGTCCCTAGAAGCTTTGGCTACAAGGAAACAGTATCGAGATGATTGTAAACTACTTCGGAGGCTTGATATTTTCAATTGCAAGGGTTTGTCTGCTGACTCAATTAGGTTGCTGAAGAGGCCTTTCTTCCCCGGACTGCACTGGCTTGGTATTGGGAATACTCGTTTGAATAGTAAAGGATGTCCAGCTCTCAGTGAAATTGGTTACGAAAGACCATGGCTGACGATATGTTTGGATGGCTGTGAAATGGGTTGTCATGATGGATGGCAATTCCATAGAGTTCCATAG
- the LOC112166108 gene encoding F-box protein At-B isoform X2 — protein sequence MERQKEQKQGPQMGIGLETLPSCVLISAIFPKLELETLCSLACVSRAMNSSVSQALSSLSSLNLSAFSANAQILSSIVGGCRGLNSLTLNCLRLDDSSLAIFLGAHIQELNLLCCSLMSYQVLASIGEACPNLRVLVLELVDQESPEAFKINLDRMLNGCLCLESLSIKIRWRGVGANPFQPFRFFLPKTLKSIKLQPVLEEDRLSLVLDVISDQLIVAIGICDNLVELDLEDRPIQEPLPNHDLTSVGLMSLASNFRLKGLSLGRSRQNCQVSFKGVDDMGMFVFSKYCTTLESVRLFGFSRVSDAGYASVLQSCQNLKKFEVRNAFLMSDLAFVDLTRFSCSLVEVKLLSCCLITCETVNQLTSSGVLDVLDLYGCRSIADSCLISIASLHSLTMLNLSGADISDYGLSVLGTGNPPITHLCLRNCKAVTDEGVLLLFLGGGTIGKTLSSLDLGHIPGISDKAVLTIAVAGTEITELCLSYCSSMTNSSLEALATRKQYRDDCKLLRRLDIFNCKGLSADSIRLLKRPFFPGLHWLGIGNTRLNSKGCPALSEIGYERPWLTICLDGCEMGCHDGWQFHRVP from the exons ATGGAGCGGCAGAAGGAGCAAAAACAAGGACCGCAAATGGGGATTGGTTTGGAGACCTTACCCAGCTGCGTATTGATCAGCGCTATCTTCCCCAAGCTGGAACTGGAAACCCTGTGCTCTCTCGCTTGCGTCAGCAGAGCAATGAACTCCTCAGTCTCTCAAGCCCTTTCTTCACTCTCCTCCCTCAATCTCTCC GCGTTTTCTGCGAATGCGCAGATTTTGAGTAGCATTGTTGGTGGGTGCAGAGGCCTTAATAGCCTCACCCTCAATTGCCTGCGCCTAGACGACTCGTCGTTGGCGATTTTTCTGGGTGCACATATCCAAGAACTGAACTTGCTGTGCTGCTCCTTGATGTCGTATCAAGTCCTTGCTTCCATTGGAGAGGCTTGCCCCAATCTCAG ggTGCTTGTGCTAGAATTGGTAGACCAGGAATCACCTGAAGCTTTTAAGATCAACCTGGACAGAATGCTTAatggttgtttatgcttggaG TCTTTATCTATAAAGATTCGATGGAGAGGTGTAGGTGCAAATCCTTTTCAGCCATTTCGATTCTTCCTGCCTAAAACTCTCAAAAGCATCAAGTTGCAGCCAGTGCTTGAGGAAGAC CGCTTGTCGCTTGTCTTAGATGTTATATCAGATCAGCTAATTGTCGCCATTGGGATTTGTGACAATTTGGTAGAGCTGGATCTTGAAGATAGACCAATTCAGGAACCATTGCCAAACCATGACTTAACCAGCGTGGGGCTTATGAGTCTGGCCTCTAATTTTCGTTTGAAGGGATTGTCTCTTGGAAGAAGTAGACAGAACTGCCAAGTCTCGTTTAAGGGAGTGGATGATATGGGCATGTTTGTTTTTTCTAAGTACTGCACGACTCTAGAGTCGGTGAGACTTTTTGGTTTCTCCAGAGTTAGTGACGCAGGCTATGCATCGGTCCTACAATCGTGTCAGAATTTGAAGAAATTCGAAGTGCGTAATGCCTTCCTTATGTCAGACTTGGCCTTTGTTGACCTTACTCGGTTCTCATGTTCTCTTGTTGAGGTGAAATTGTTGTCATGCTGTCTTATAACTTGTGAAACGGTAAATCAGCTCACCAGTTCTGGGGTCCTGGATGTGCTTGATCTGTATGGCTGTAGGAGCATAGCAGACTCCTGCCTCATCTCCATTGCATCGCTTCATAGCTTAACCATGCTGAATCTTTCAGGAGCTGATATTTCTGATTACGGCTTATCTGTTCTTGGGACAGGGAATCCACCCATCACACATTTGTGTCTTAGAAACTGTAAGGCTGTGACTGATGAAGGAGTTTTACTTTTGTTTCTTGGAGGAGGCACAATTGGCAAAACACTGTCATCCCTCGATTTAGGACACATACCAGGAATATCTGATAAAGCAGTTCTCACAATTGCTGTGGCCGGTACAGAGATTACTGAGTTGTGTCTCAGTTATTGCTCCTCTATGACTAATTCGTCCCTAGAAGCTTTGGCTACAAGGAAACAGTATCGAGATGATTGTAAACTACTTCGGAGGCTTGATATTTTCAATTGCAAGGGTTTGTCTGCTGACTCAATTAGGTTGCTGAAGAGGCCTTTCTTCCCCGGACTGCACTGGCTTGGTATTGGGAATACTCGTTTGAATAGTAAAGGATGTCCAGCTCTCAGTGAAATTGGTTACGAAAGACCATGGCTGACGATATGTTTGGATGGCTGTGAAATGGGTTGTCATGATGGATGGCAATTCCATAGAGTTCCATAG
- the LOC112201842 gene encoding histone H3.3a → MARTKQTARKSTGGKAPRKSLATKIAYKSAPSTAGGVKKPHRFRPGTCALREIRKYQKCTDLLIRKLPFQRLVREIAQNYKSDLHFNSHAVLALQEASEAYLVHLFEDTNLCAIHARRVTIMPKDMQLARRIRGERY, encoded by the coding sequence ATGGCTCGTACTAAGCAAACTGCTCGCAAGTCAACTGGAGGAAAGGCTCCAAGGAAGAGTCTGGCCACCAAGATTGCTTATAAGTCCGCCCCCTCCACAGCTGGAGGTGTGAAGAAGCCCCACAGATTCCGCCCCGGTACTTGTGCTCTTCGCGAAATCCGAAAGTACCAGAAGTGTACTGATCTCCTGATCAGGAAGCTGCCATTCCAGAGGCTTGTTCGCGAAATTGCCCAGAACTACAAGAGTGATCTGCATTTTAATAGCCATGCGGTGCTGGCATTGCAGGAGGCTTCTGAGGCTTACCTTGTGCATCTTTTCGAGGACACGAATCTCTGCGCTATCCATGCAAGGCGAGTTACCATCATGCCGAAAGATATGCAGCTGGCTCGGAGAATCAGGGGTGAGCGGTACTAA